AAGAAAGATTTTTATGGGGAATGTTTGAAGAAAGTTGGgaacttggtggtgctctgggtgcttctggctctatgttcaggagtcacttttgGCTTAAGAGACGgaaactgggtcagcctcatgcaagggtATGAGACTTGTCTCTATGGTTGCCAGATAAAGATGTTaagacttttggttttgggccacacctagtggtgtttagggcttactcctggctctgcactcagggatcactcctggcagggcttgtgacccatatggggtttgggggaatcaaaccaaggtcagctgtagataaggcaagcaccctactactgtactatctctccagtccacaaatgtatttttttattcaagtagaatttaactttttgtttttgtttttgtttttttggggtcacacccggccctacactcagaaatcgttcctggcaggctcaggggaccatatgggatgttgggattcgaaccaccatccttctgcatgcaaggcaaatgccttacctccatgctatttctcctcccctgaatttaattttttttaaaacagtttcttttatttaagcactgtggttacagaaatgtttgttgttgggtttcagtcattgaatgtacacacTTTTCACCAGGgtaaccttcctgccaccaatattccccatttccttccccaGAATCTTAAGTTTTTCTTATGaaatgaaacaataaattcaGAAACTTCTTTCTAGAAAACAGCTGAAAGAAAATTATTGCTTCTGTTATTTGTATGAGTATATGGTATTCTCAGAATTTTtagatttaattattaaaaatttaatcagGTAGAATGAtagattatatatttttggtatttctgacttaaaataatcattacaacaaaatgaatattttatgcatcatattatgtatatatataagaatCAGAATCTCTATAAGCATttgttgtaaaattttattttaattttgcctCTAACTTTAGggtaatttctttgttttagtgtctTTCACTGCAGCTAGCTAAGTTGTTCTCAAGCTACATCTGATAAAATTCTATAATTGTATATCAATGGTTTCTTATTAACTTTTCATGTAAAAACAAGTGTACATATGGAATTAGGCTCATATATATGTTGTTCTAATTCAGAATAACATAACAACCAAGCAAGTAGTTTTAATGAAAATGAACATTTGAAGAACACATCTCAAGAATCAGGTTAAATGTCACTGATTGGCCTTTTGGATTATGATGAATGGGAAACAAAATGCTCTCATGCAATATATTGTTTAATCTCTTACAGATCATGAAGCTAGAAATTGATGAGATAGCAGCACCccggtcttttatttttctctggtgTGGTTCTGGGGAGGGGCTGGACCTTGGAAGAGTGGTAAGGTGGTCTTCTTTTTGAGAATGGTTATAAGgctcaaacaaaaaattatatgccATGATGTATTGCATAAGAAgtttgaagatatatatatatattggttttgacGCTTTGTTCATTGAGTAGTAAGAAAATATtgagaataaattaaattttcacaAGATAATGTACAAAAGGCAGAACCCCTTGGTTAGCCAACACTAGGAATGAGTAAATCAAAATATGGCTATTGAGGCTGCagggtgagagcagttagagaattaaaacaaaatggccagggatcaaaccagggactGCCAGATACCTGccatgtgccttaacccctgtactctctccagcccctttagaaAGTTAAGTATTTGTTTCTCTTAGTTACAGCTATGGACGTTAAAATTCTTTGATTTGTAGTGTTTACGCAAGTGGGGTTACAGAAGATGTGAAGATATCTGTtggattaaaacaaacaaaaataatcctgGGAAGACAAAGACTTTAGATCCAAAGGCTGTCTTCCAGAGAACAAAGGTATGTATTGTTCTCACtgctttgttttcttgattttcatttttttttttttttattattttggtccacactcggctgcactcagggattactcctggctatctcttcagatatagctcctggcaggcacgggaaccttatggaacgccaggattcgaaacagacaccgtaggtcctggatcggctgcttgctaggcaaacgctgctgtgctatctctccggcccttgattttcttttaaggttTCCCAATCACTGTTTAAGTTATAATTAATTTTGGTGGAAAGGTTCTTTGCTTATACTTGTGAAAATGGCATTGCTTTACAGAAATACATCCAtgttatctttaaattatttttgaattcaaTGTTAGATCAGCTGTATTGAAAAAGATCATGTATGTAACCCTGTGTGCTCTAGGCTGCTGAAATTCTAAGTCAGGTATAGAATTTTGGTATCTACAGCCCCTGCAGAAATGGTCCCTTTTTCCGAGCAGAGGGGAAGAGAAAGTGGCAGCATGACTCAAAACTAATCATCTTAGAAGTATATTTCtcatgttataatgtactacaatctaggattttgagggacaaagtaattgtacatggattctgttttatttttcttaatgttctttgactgtaagttcaaaataaagaaaaaaatatatccaaaaaaaaaaaagaagtatatttctcttctgttccttttttttctgcACAGGAACTGGCATGACGtttgaaaatcttttatttcaCAACTGCCCTGCCAGTATCATATTGAGACTGACTTTTTAGGGATCATTAAAGAACAGGAGGGGCTAggactggagttatagcacagcaagATGGCTgcattgcatatagccaacctgagttcaattcccagcaccccatatggccccaatcctgccaggagtaatttctgagcatcaaactaggaataacccctgagcgctgtcagatgtggcccaacattcagaaaacacacacacacacacaaatgggaagatctaatattttttttggggtgggctcatacccggcagtgctcaggggttactcctggctcaatgctcagaaatcgcttctggcaggctcggggaaccatatggattgttgggattcgaaccacctgccttctacatgcaaggcaaacgcattacctccatgctatctctccggccaacaTCTAACATTTTAATCCACATTCCTATCATCCAGATTAGATTAGTTTcttgttgaattttttgtttttgagaaaaattttcaTAGTTATATGGAGTAGTTTGATATCTATGGTGTGcttataccgtattttccagcgtataagacaaccccctaattttacagttaaaacataggtttaggcctttATTCgttgtataagacagaacgttcctgtgctgcaactgtatgtaccacagtgagccaatcacaacaagcaaaggttcaaaggttctactgtcatagacttcctctctgactctgccaATCTGAgctggctttttacagtgtacattccggtacagaacattgtctaatttgcatgcataaaaagcctgcttggattggctgaattagagaggtggtccaagcagccttgcagtgattggtgcagggtcaagttggaaaattcatttcatgGCAACATCCAGACGATTTTATTTAGTGGCATATCGAaacgtttttcaggatatactcagcgtatatgactttttttcatttcaaaagttgtcttatacgccagaaaatacagtagttcTCTCTCTAGAGATACACTTTAGCTCCTTGGTCAGGTTTCTATTTGGATCTTATGCAGCATCTTTAGAGTTCATGTTTCTGTAACTGATAAAAACAGCTGATCACCGTCCAAGTCTTACAGTAGAAAAGACTGCCTGGCTATTGACTTCCCTTTAAAAAAGGGATGTCCCCAAGGTGAATCCTCTCTTTGTCAGCTTACATGGTATTCTGCCCATATCTGATACCTGGGTTTTGTCCATAGAACTGTGGATTAAAGATTCAGAGAAATGAAGGATGTCTTGAAATTGGGGACCTGAGAAGTACAGAACATTTCTAGAAGATAACTGGGGATGAAAAGCTTAATGAGTCTGCTCTTACCATCATCAGGAACACTGCCTTATGGGAATCAAAGGAACAGTCAAGCGCAGCACAGATGGGGACTTCATTCATGCTAATGTGGACATTGACTTGATTATCACGGAAGAACCAGAAATTGGCAACATAGAAAAGCCTGTGGAAATTTTTCATATCATCGAACATTTTTGTCTTGGTAGAAGACGTCTTCATCTATttggaagagatagtacaattcgACCAGGTGGGATAGCAGATAAAGCAAACAAGCCCATGGGTCTTTGTGCACATAATATTGTATGAAGTTAAAATTGTTATGTATTTGGTTCCTCTTTTTGATTCACGGAGAGTATACCAAGTTCATTCTTGGGTATACTTTTCCTTGATCCTTTCACCTTTCATTCAGATGCTTAAAAAACcttcctttggggccagagcgatagattgCTCagtgttaaggtgtttgccttgcacacagccaatccaggacagacctggcttcaattctcagcatcccatgttgtcactggagcctaccaggagctgtttctgagttcagagtcaggagtaacccctgagtgcttctgggtgtggcccagaaacaaacaaaccaaaagaacttccttcttcctctcccttctcctaaCTCTTCCTTTCCCTgtaaactgttttctttttctttatatttcttgtcATTATCCTAGTGGTCAGTTCATGAGGGCACATGATCAGAGTCTGTGTCTCACGAAGGCAAAGATTGCAGTATAACAGCCTGTAAGTGATAAAACACCTGTGGTGCTAGCTTCAGAGATGACACACTATGTTTTGAGTTTGGGGATCCTGAACTGTAGGGCCTGGGAATCTCACTTGTGCAGGACCAGCACTCTGGGTTGGATTCTCAGTCGTGGAGCCTGCCTGACACCATGGACCTTGCCACCTTCAGGCTGGCAAAGATGGGCTTTTGTCAGAGCACTGTATGGGGCTTTGAAATGGcctttgtttagtttggttttggtgcgAAGGGACTGTATGTTGTGCCGCGTGCTGAATTCAGATTGGCAGCAAGACAATTGTTTTACCACTGGACTCTCTTCTACAGCCCTAAAATGTCTTTCTTGActcagttggtttttttttttttgttagttttttttttaacttttaaattccATTTCATCTAATCACTGTAGCTATTCCAGTTTGGTTGTTGGCATTtgcatgacttatttttttttctttcaatgttcTGTATTCTTTCACTTGAAGATAGATGTCTTTTGGGATCAAACACCTAGTTGATATTTTGTTTATAGCTTATTTTTACCTTTGGATTGATTTAGTCCTTCTAATAATTCCTGATATATGAAGGCATAAATTGCCatctatattttcttgttttgattcttCAGGTGATTTTATCTTtccatatttacttttttttttcttgtattgttCCTTCCTTTGGTTATCTGAAGATTGTAGCATGTATTCTTGAAATACAATTTTAAGTCAAAATGTCTAAATTGAAACTGAGTTTTAAAGGATGAAAAtgcagaccagagagatagcacagtggtagggcatttgccttgcacgtggctgaccaggacagaccccggttcgactTCTggcattcctgagctcagaaccaggagtaacccaaagtgctgccagatgtggcctaaaaacaaaacaaaaaaaggatgaaaatgcTTCATAGTtatcttgctttttgtttgttgttgtcattgtttggtttggggaccagacCTCATATACTCTGAGCTGattcctggttcagtgcttagGAATCAATCCTGTATGCAGCACTGGATTTAAATtgggtttggctgtgtgcaaggcagctaCCTTAACCCTGACGTATGTTCTCAGTCCTATCTTcttatttttaaaccatttttttccAGTACATCACTTATGAATAGGCTACTGTAGATCTAgtatacacacaaatatagaaTGAGCTTGAGTTATTTAGACTTcctttgtgtgagtgtgtgtgtgtatgaatgagTGTCTTGTTTGGGAGTTTTATGCTAATCTACCTCACTGTATGAAGTAATATTTGGGTAGCAGTGCTTGTGTCAGGCAAGCAGATACTTATCCTTAAAGGTCACATCGTTAGATACTCAGCATTGAAGTTGTagagggggcccggagaaatagcacagcggcgtttgccttgcaagcagccgatccatgacctaaggtggttggttcgaatcccggtgtcccatatggtcccccgtgcctgccaggagctatttctgagcagacagccaggagtaacccctgagcaccgccgggtgtggcccaaaaaccaaaaataaaaaaataaagaagttgaagAGGAAATGAGATTCAATCTCATTACCTCCAACAACAAGTTTTACATACTTTCTTGTTCTTCTATCATGTAAGTGTTTATACAATTATAAGGATAGTGATCCTTTATTTCTCAATTGTTAACTGTATTTCCATATGTTAAATGATTagcattttagatttttaaaacatgaatACTTAAGGCAGTTGTATAAGCATAAATAGCAACTAAAATGAAGATACTACTTACTTTAGTTTTATGACTAAACATGGTCTTCATCCTTTTAGCTGTACCTACTACATTCCTCACTTTATACATTGTCTTTCAGACAGACACTGTTTCAGCTGATCCTGGTCTTaggaataaatgttttatttctggaTTGTAATTGTCCATCTAATTATTTGCTCTTGGTCCTTGCATTTGTTATGCATGAGTATATTACCTAACTCATGTATTAGGAGTACCACTATTACTGGGAAAGAATTAAAAGATCACAGGTGTGCACAGATATGAGGTTAGATATGCAGCTATTTCAGTTGTACTTGGTTTTTGGTGATCTCCTTAGAGATTATAAGAAATTAGAGAAAGAAAGTTGTGGGCAGGAATGTCAGTTTTTCTCTAAGGATCTGAGTGGGATTTTTTGGTTGATGCTTTGTTTTGTAAGAGGCAGGAGAAAGACagtattagtttttgttttgttttgttttgtttgggagccacaccctcCTGcacctcaggaattactcctggcaggctgggggactgtGTGAGATCTAGGGATCAAAGGTCAActgtgagcaaagcaaatgccctacctattgtgctcaGTAGCTTCAGCCCCacaatttttctttatgaaattttttgtttactaTCTTTTAATAGTATCCTGTGTTCCATATCACATATATCAGCCATCAGATGAGAAAGGTACCAGTAAAACTTAGAGAAATACAGTTTCCACACAGGTGTGGAACATGCATTTTGATCGCCAGGAACTTTTCTGCTAAGCAGAGCCTCACGAGGACAAGAAAAATGCACAGCATGATTTACctgctgtgggtttttttttcctcaaatattACAGGTCCTGTCGCAGCCCTTTAGTTTTAGGTGTTTGAACTGTGACAAAGTAGGAATCGCCTTTAAAATCTGTATCAGATGCAAAAAATGTATTCTGTTTTAGACTAGATTAAACAACAGCTACATTTTCCTCATCTGTCGGGATGAAAATAATGGTCTGTCCCCCTGTATCTTCTAGGCTGGCTTACAGTTGGACCGACTCTGACTAACAGCAACTACAACGCAGAGACCTATGCCTCCTACTTTAGTGCCCCCAACTCCTACCTGACGGGCTGTACGGAAGAGATTGAAAGGCTGCGCCCCAAGTCACCACCTCCCAAGTCCAAATCTGACCGGGGTGGTGGGGCCCCCCGGGGGGGCGGCAGGGGTGGCACCTCTGCAGGCCGAGGCCGGGAGAGGAATCGCTCCAATTTCCGAGGGGAACGGGGTGGCTTCCGTGGCGGCCGTGGGGGTGCACATAGAGGGGGTTTCCCTCCTCGGTAACTCCTGGGCAAGATGCTTGCCGAGATGTGGGCCGGGCCAtgtcccttttctctctcctctcttctctccttttctctgttctttcttcattctcttctcttctctctattCTCTTCTCCTCTCCGCGCTCCTCTTGCTCTCTCATATTTCAAACTCAGTTACAGCATACACTTTGCTTTTACTCTCTTTCATTAAATGAGCCCTCCTGCCTTTGTCCCCCGTGACTAATCGAAGGGATGACTATCCATTCCCGTAGAGATGACATTAATGATAGAGCCCAGCCACTTGATTGTTAAGACGGTCTCTGTGTCTTAGAACTGTCAGCAGTGGGGCCTACATTGTGGCTTAGGGTCTTAGGAAATTTCTGCCAGGATTTTCCTATGTTCTCAGTGCAACagaaagattcttttttgaaaaattcaCCTGACAGTTGACAGCAGAAAAACCAAAATGCTGAAGAGCATCACCACCTTCTTCCCGGTCTCCATCCTCTGGGAGATGGTGCTCCCAGGGCAGGTAGAGGAGCAAATCTTAATCTCTGTTCCTATGCCTAAGCAGGGGCTTAATCACGTTTCCTAAGAAGTGAATGGCAACAAAGACCCAAGTGCAAGCACTTTGTTGTGGATGTGAACTTGATGGACCTTcaaagaagttttattttcttttagtgaaaTAAAAGACTTGGCCACCAAGACATACCGTCGTCAGGGATGTGATCTGAACATATTGGGCATTCAAATACTTGGTGATGAGGACATAACCTGTCCCTTTAAACCTGTTGGGGAGAAATGGTGTGAACCCAGATAGAGGAACTCCTGAGATGTCAACCTGGGGACACATCTGAAGCGGCTTTTATTAAAACCCTCTGGGATGTTATGTGTTGGGGCTAGTTTTGCAGATGGGTTAAGTGTGAATCTCTGCGttgcttctctttcattattgcaACTCATGTTTGAAATGAATTTGATGAGTGAAATGCCACTATTGTTTCctgataaatatgtatttttttattttgtgtatgatCTTTGTACAGAAACTTAAAAGCTCTGAAATgtaaaagtctttttttctgtcttcggAATTGCCATTGTGATCTGCTGTAAAGATGCTGAGGTAAGGTCAGACTCTTGCAGACTCTGAGACCTGTGATGCACCACTCAGAGTGGTGCATCTGGGCTGCTCACAGTTTTGCAGTAATGCTGCAAGGATTCTGCTATATGTACCAGGATTCCATTGTGAGAATCGAATTACAGAACACATTGAGACCCATCAGAACCCCATGAGTTGCTCAAGTGTGTGCTGTTCATCTGTGCTTGTATGCCTTGTATGATTCATATATCCATGTATTTCCATTGTCACTGGAGTTATTGGTATCCTGCCCCTTGGGCCATTTCTGCCACATCTGCTAATTATGCTATGTTGTGCCAGCCAGGCCTCAGGGAAGTGGTGGGCCGTGTCTGGGTAGTGGGTCCCATCTCCAGAGCTGAACTGGGAAGCACAGCTACTACCACACTGATTCTATGTGGAGTGCAGAAGCCCTAGCTTGAAGCCTTTAGCTCAGAAAGGTGGGAACCTAGAACTACTTTTGCTCCTTGACTTTCTCTAAAGCCGAGTAAATGTTGGGCCCTGACAGTCTTGGGGTGGCAATGGTGTTCCGAGAGTTGGTGTGTTCCCATGGCCGAGACTATCTTGGCTCTTCCTAGGAatcccttttatttttggaaaatactTCTCTCATTTTGGTTGCTAACTCAACATTCTGCTGAGTTGCAGcagtttaattttatgaattgttttgtttggggccataactggcaatggtcaggggccactcctagcaggGTGTGGGGAACCAAATGATTATCCAGGTTGGGTGCATACAAggaaacatcctacccactgtacattgCTCCTGCCCCACAGCAGCTTATTTTAAGTCTGCACTATTTTTCTGGATCTAAGCACATAAGATGAAGTCTTTGAAGTACAGTATCAGATTTTGTTCATTTGCTGAAtcaaatttttcttgtttttgatttttgttttggagtcacacctggcagtgctcaggggttactcctggtcctgcactcagaaattgcccctggcaggttcgggaaaccatatgggatgctgggaatctaccCAGGTCCAACcccggttggctgtgtgcaaagcaaacaccctactgttttactatctctctgtccctcttaatatttttttttagagttttatgtttttggccatacctggcggtgctcaggggttatccctggctcttgctcagaaatcattcctggctcttgctcagaaatcattcctggcaggcttgggggaccatatgggatgccagggattgaacccaggtctgtcttgggttggcggcttgcaaggcagatggctCTACTGCAATGCTATCACTTTGCCCAGCTgaatctaatctttttttttttttttgatttttggtttttgggccacacttggtgacgctcagggatttctcttggctatgtgctcatgtgctcagaaatcgctcctgacttggggaccatatggggcactgggggggggggggggaatcgaactgcggtctgtcctaggctagctgcgcacaaggcagacaccttaccacttgctccTGCCCCCTTAATCTAATCTTGACAAAATAATGGGTCATTTGTGACCTATTCAGAATGGCAGTCCTGGATCATAAGTGTCTCATTTTTGTGAGATATTAAGAACAAACCTTACAAGAAAGGCCTTCTTAGAGCAAAACTTGGCTCCCATGTCAGGCTTTTAGCATTATCCTATCTTGAGATACAATTATAAGAACTCAGGCATATGCAGTTAATTTAAAACTAATATCTCAAATGTCTGCATTGTAAGAACACTTTTCCAATTGAACCCAATAAAACTTTTTTGGAGAAGCCACATAGTTTGAGGTCTTCAGACCTCCATTATTTACTCATTATCTTTGCTAGCTGCCATGCACAGAGAAATGTACCTTGTTTAATCTAGAATACTCTTGGTAATGGATAAAATAGTAAATCAGTTTGATCAGTTAGTGTTCTtgtctctgtaattagagatgttGATAAAGAATGAAATCCAGTATCTACAGAAGTGCTTCCAAGTATTTGGGAATTGAGGTcaacaatataaaatgtatataggaGCCAAGCATATAATGCCAATCTGAAATCATCCATGAATTTGCTTTATAGCGAAGAACTTAAACAGGAATGTTTGCTTTCAATTCCTTTCTCCCATTTAGCATAGTtgcacttttcttatttttcctattttcctgTATCTCCCATTAATGTGTTGTCTCTGCTCCCAAGAAAAGGAAAGCAGCATAAAGCACCTTAATAAACAGACACACTGACTTGATCTGAATTCCCAGAACGAGGTAGAGTTGCCCCCCCACCCAGAATGCCATCTGAGGGAGGATGGAATAATCACTAGCCCAGCTAGGGAAAACATGCTGTGATGCTCATGTGTGCTCCCCTTAACGGCAAGGTGttggtaattaaaattttatactcctttttgtttgtttgtttttgggtcacacccagcagtgctcaggggttactcctggctctacactcagaaatcgctcctggcaggctcgggggaccatatgggatgccgggatttgaaccactgtcctgcatgcaaggcaaatgcctaacctccatgctatttctccggcccaagtTTTTATACTTCTTGAATTAAAAATTCTTTACATGCATATATTAAAAGCTGGTTTCTAAATTCCAGTGATTACatttacagagaaataaaaattgctttGTTGGGAAAGGAGACCACCACTTCTAAAAGTATATTAGTCAATTGATAGGTTGTTAAACTATCACAGTCACGTTGACAGCCATTCACCTGTCCAGTGGGAGAAGTGGGTCTTGGCCTGTGATGTCACCAAGTCATTAACTATTACAGAATCCCAAACCTGTACACAAACCTTCACACAAAAGAAtaactagaggggccagagtgatagagcagGTAAGGTAACTATGCATAATAataatgacccaggttcaatcacacgtatgatcccctgagcagcactgagtgtggctcaaacacctCCATAATAAACACCcaattctgtgtttgtcttttttttttttttaatttttgtgggccatacccagtgatgctcgggttactcctggctatgcactgaaaaatcgctcctggcttggggaccatatggacgcagggggatcgaactgttgtCCGACCTAGGTTAGCATGTCCAAGGCAGATAACATagacttgcgccaccactctggcccctgcatttgtcttttttttttttttttaaacagcagTAGCCCAGTTGTGTTTGGGGAGCCAGGGAGCATTGTAACTCAGATCTTAGTCCCttaacattgccaggaataagcATTGAACttggctgggtgtagcccccaaacagcaagcaaaaaagcacagaacaaggagtcaAATAGTTTTGTTGAACATTCCTATTTTAGTAGTTCCTGCTCTCAAATGATCATAGTGCATAAAAGTCTTAATAGAATTTGCtcctacaatttaattttttcccaacTTCTGTGTAATTATGCTTTAATAGTTTATGACAAAGAGA
This window of the Suncus etruscus isolate mSunEtr1 chromosome 14, mSunEtr1.pri.cur, whole genome shotgun sequence genome carries:
- the METTL14 gene encoding N6-adenosine-methyltransferase non-catalytic subunit, with translation MDSRLQEIRERQKLRRQLLAQQLGAESADSIGAVLNSKDEQREIAETRETCRASYDTSAPNAKRRYQDEGETDEDKMEEYKDELEMQQEEENLPYEEEIYKDSSTFLKGTQSLNPHNDYCQHFVDTGHRPQNFIRDVGLADRFEEYPKLRELIRLKDELIAKSNTPPMYLQADIEAFDIRELMPKFDVILLEPPLEEYYRETGITANEKCWTWDDIMKLEIDEIAAPRSFIFLWCGSGEGLDLGRVCLRKWGYRRCEDICWIKTNKNNPGKTKTLDPKAVFQRTKEHCLMGIKGTVKRSTDGDFIHANVDIDLIITEEPEIGNIEKPVEIFHIIEHFCLGRRRLHLFGRDSTIRPGWLTVGPTLTNSNYNAETYASYFSAPNSYLTGCTEEIERLRPKSPPPKSKSDRGGGAPRGGGRGGTSAGRGRERNRSNFRGERGGFRGGRGGAHRGGFPPR